Proteins from a genomic interval of Channa argus isolate prfri chromosome 11, Channa argus male v1.0, whole genome shotgun sequence:
- the LOC137135678 gene encoding citron Rho-interacting kinase isoform X5 — MNGLTGRGSAVPKELHRKPVNCSSLRVEQDISLVQRKMSDLESVLQQKDIELKASETQRTILEQDLATYITECSSLKRSLEQARMEVSQEDDKALQLLHDIREQSNKLQEIKEQEYHAQLEEMRVSIRQLEEDLSAARRRSDLYEAELKESRQASEELKRKAADYQHRMQKAKEQSKAEAEEMISKLEKTNNEQQTKIQELQDKLSKASKASVEATDLLQTMRLAKERIERDLERLQNREDSSDSLRRRLRETEVHTDGRKTLENQVKRLEIVERRETKLKDEIQSKAQQIQQMADKILELEEKLRETQSTAQRLETHLKQKEKLYEDKIKVLEAQMKADMADKEMLESSQSKYEEEVQEKCSIISEQKATINAMDSKMNSLEQRIAELSEANKLAANSSIYTQKNMKAQEEMISELRQQKFYLESQAGKLEAQNAKLEEHLEKMSQQEQSNKSRVMELETRLREIGLEHEEQKLEIKRQVTELTLSLQERESQISNLQAARHALESQLQQAKTELEETTAEAEEEITVLRAHRDELQRKYDALRDSCAVITDLEEQLTTLTQENAELNRQNFYLSKQLDEASDEREDRLQLSQDVDRLRREVADREMHLNNQKQNLETLKTTCTMLEEQVMELETLNDELMEKERQWDAWRATLEEEKNQAERRTREIQRLLDTEKQSRLRAEQRSSESRQAVEQAVKEHKAEILALQQALKDQKLKAESLADTLNDLEKKHAMLEMNAHSLQQKLESERDLKQRLLDEQEKLQQQMDAQKTHIFRLTQGLQDALDQTDLLKTERTDLEYQLENIQLHLQAVYSHEKVKMEGTITQQTKLIDFLQAQAHGGSKKKKGLFGRRREDLLAAMAAQAQAQGQGQGQVSPVPPIQPVPLQYSDMKTALDKERARCTELEDALQKMRAELRSLREEALQYKDHSNSTNPATARQQMIMSAMVKSPEHQQGPTNLPPSNSGRRKETATPEEYSRRLKDSQRDRERERERVVHHNTPHRFTVGLNMRAAKCTVCLDTVHFGRQAATCLECHALCHPKCSPCLPATCGMSSDCSLHLSEGLCRDKGTSPGQQLKEASGHMHLEGWMKQPRNGKRGQGWERKYVVLDGTKISVYEIEPREESVKPLEEFDLCLSDGEVVVHGAVGASELPNTAKSDVPYVLKLESRCHTPCWPGQAIYFMAPSFPDKQRWVAVMESVVAGGRASREKAEADAAAVSKRQMVLSPLVQKLLGNSLLKLEGDDRLDINCTLPLTDQIVLVGSEEGLYALNVIKNSLTHIPGLGSVFQIHIIKEQEKLLMIVGDERALCLVEIKRVKQSLAQSHLPNQSDLAPYIFETVKGCHLFAAGRIDNSPCICAAMPNKITILRYNDNLNKYCIRKEIETLEPCSCIHLTSYSIIIGTNKFYEIEMKQFVLEEFLDKNDVSLASAVFAASSHSFPIAIMQVASGMQKEEYLLCFHEFGVFVDMYGRRSRPDEIKWSRLPLSFAYREPYLFVTYFNSLDVIEVQGHTALGPTVLAHLDIPNPRYLGPAISSGAIYLASSYQNKLRVICCKGSLIRESGELQRTGSSRGSPSKRGPPTYTEHISKRLSSGPGSHDGLHREPSTPHRYREGRTEFRRDKSPARPLDREKSPGRVLDSRRERSPGRFGDSTRLHAGSVRTQLAPVNKVWDQSSV, encoded by the exons GAGTATCATGCTCAGCTGGAAGAGATGCGTGTTTCCATCAGACAACTCGAGGAGGATCTGTCGGCTGCCCGTCGCCGTAGTGATCTGTATGAGGCTGAGCTGAAAGAGTCTCGGCAGGCCAGCGAGGAACTAAAGAGGAAAGCTGCGGACTACCAGCACAGGATGCAGAAG GCcaaagagcaaagcaaagcagaagCAGAGGAGATGATCAGCAAATTAGAGAAG acCAACAATGAGCAGCAGACAAAGATCCAGGAGCTTCAAGACAAGCTTTCCAAG GCATCGAAGGCTAGTGTCGAGGCTACAGATCTCCTTCAGACTATGAGATTAGCCAAAGAGCGCATAGAACGAGATCTAGAGAGGCTACAAAACAGGGAAGACTCAAGTGACAGCCTCCGCCGACGCCTCCGTGAGACTGAGGTACATACA GATGGTAGGAAGACTCTCGAGAACCAGGTGAAGAGGTTGGAGATTGTTGAGCGGCGAGAAACTAAACTGAAAGATGAGATCCAGAGCAAGGCCCAGCAGATTCAGCAGATGGCAGATAAAATTCTG GAGCTGGAAGAAAAACTGCGAGAGACGCAATCTACAGCCCAGCGCTTAGAAACTCATCTGAAGCAAAAAGAGAAGCTCTATGAAGACAAAATCAAG GTGTTGGAGGCCCAAATGAAGGCGGACATGGCTGATAAGGAGATGCTGGAGTCCAGTCAGAGCAAATATGAGGAGGAGGTGCAGGAGAAGTGCAGCATCATCAGTGAACAGAAGGCG ACCATAAATGCAATGGACTCTAAGATGAACAGCTTGGAGCAGAGAATAGCTGAGTTGTCAGAGGCCAACAAACTGGCAGCTAACAGCAGTATCTACACCCAGAAAAACAT GAAAGCCCAGGAAGAGATGATCTCCGAGCTTCGCCAGCAGAAGTTCTACTTGGAGTCTCAGGCCGGGAAGTTGGAGGCCCAGAATGCCAAACTGGAAGAGCATCTAGAGAAAATGAGTCAGCAGGAGCAAAGCAATAAAAGCCGTGTCATGGAGCTGGAAACTAGGCTGCGAGAG ATTGGTCTGGAGCATGAGGAACAAAAGCTGGAGATTAAGCGTCAGGTGACAGAACTGACCCTGTCCCTGCAAGAGCGCGAATCCCAGATCAGCAACCTGCAGGCAGCTCGCCATGCTCTGGAGAGTCAACTGCAGCAGGCCAAGACTGAGCTGGAGGAGACCACTGCGGAAGCTGAGGAGGAGATCACTGTCctcaga GCACATAGAGACGAGTTACAACGCAAGTATGATGCCTTGAGAGACAGTTGTGCG GTGATAACAGATCTGGAGGAGCAGTTGACCACACTGACTCAGGAGAATGCTGAGCTGAACCGCCAGAACTTCTACTTATCGAAGCAGCTGGATGAGGCCTCCGATGAGAGAGAAGATCGCCTTCAGCTCAGCCAGGATGTGGACAGACTGCGTCGAGAGGTGGCTGACCGCGAGATGCACCTTAATAACCAGAAACAG AACCTTGAGACACTGAAGACCACGTGCACCATGCTGGAAGAACAGGTTATGGAGCTGGAGACGCTGAATGATGAGCTAatggagaaggagagacagtGGGACGCCTGGAGAGCAACactggaggaagagaagaacCAGGCTGAGCGGAGAACCAGGGAGATCCAGAGACTGctggacacagagaaacagagcag GCTGCGTGCAGAGCAGCGCAGCTCTGAGTCTCGCCAGGCTGTGGAACAGGCAGTCAAGGAGCACAAAGCTGAGATCCTGGCCCTGCAGCAGGCCCTCAAAGACCAAAAACTCAAAGCCGAGAGCCTTGCAGACACT TTGAATGATCTGGAAAAGAAGCATGCCATGCTGGAGATGAATGCTCACAGTTTGCAGCAAAAGCTGGAGAGTGAGCGGGATCTGAAGCAGAGACTGCTGGATGAG caagaaaagctgcagcagcagatggaTGCCCAGAAGACCCACATCTTCCGTCTGACCCAAGGGCTACAGGACGCTCTGGACCAAACtgacctgctgaaaactgagaGGACTGACTTGGAATACCAGCTGGAGAACATCCAG CTCCACCTGCAGGCTGTGTACTCCCATGAGAAGGTGAAAATGGAGGGCACCATCACCCAGCAGACCAAGCTCATAGACTTCCTCCAGGCCCAGGCCCATGGTGGCTCCAAGAAGAAAAAG ggTCTGTTTGGGCGTCGTCGGGAGGACCTGTTGGCGGCCATGGCTGCTCAGGCCCAGGCTCAGGGTCAGGGCCAAGGCCAGGTTTCCCCTGTGCCCCCCATCCAGCCGGTGCCTCTGCAGTACAGCGATATGAAGACAGCCCTGGACAAAGAGCGTGCTCGTTGTACTGAGCTGGAAGATGCTCTTCAGAAAATGAGGGCAGAGTTGCGATCTCTGAGAGAGGAAG CGCTCCAGTATAAAGATCACAGTAACTCAACAAACCCAGCCACAGCACGGCAGCAGATGATTATGTCTGCCATGGTGAAGTCTCCTGAGCATCAGCAGGGGCCCACCAACCTGCCCCCCTCTAATTCTGGACGCAGGAAGGAGACAGCAACTCCTGAGG AGTATAGCCGCCGTTTGAAGGAcagtcagagagacagagaaagggagagagagagggtggtgCACCACAACACCCCTCATCGCTTCACAGTAGGACTCAACATGAGAGCTGCCAAGTGTACAGTGTGTCTGGATACTGTGCACTTTGGTCGCCAAGCTGCTACCTGTCTTG agTGTCACGCTTTGTGCCACCCAAAATGCTCCCCCTGCCTTCCAGCCACTTGTGGCATGTCCAGCGACTGTTCACTGCATCTGTCTGAGGGCCTGTGTCGGGACAAAGGCACTTCCCCAGGCCAGCAGCTAAAAGAAGCCAGCGGGCACATGCACCTGGAGGGCTGGATGAAACAGCCCAG gaaTGGGAAGCGAGGCCAAGGCTGGGAGAGGAAATATGTTGTCCTGGATGGGACCAAAATTTCAGTCTATGAGATCGAGCCCAGAGaag AGTCAGTGAAGCCCCTGGAGGAGTTTGACCTTTGTCTGTCAGACGGCGAGGTGGTGGTTCATGGAGCAGTCGGAGCATCGGAGTTACCAAACACTGCCAAGTCAG ATGTTCCGTATGTCCTGAAGCTGGAGTCCCGTTGTCACACCCCCTGCTGGCCTGGACAAGCCATTTATTTCATGGCTCCGAGTTTCCCAGACAAGCAGCGCTGGGTGGCTGTCATGGAGTCTGTGGTAGCCGGGGGGCGAGCCTCACGGGAGAAGGCTGAGGCCGATGCA GCTGCTGTGTCCAAAAGACAAATGGTTCTGTCTCCTCTGGTCCAG AAGCTACTAGGAAACTCTCTACTGAAGCTGGAGGGAGATGATAGGCTGGATATTAACTGCACCCTCCCTCTCACAGATCAG ATCGTGCTGGTGGGCTCTGAAGAGGGTCTTTATGCCCTGAACGTTATCAAGAACTCCCTGACTCACATCCCCGGTTTGGGATCAGTCTTTCAGATCCACATCATCAAAGagcaggagaagctgctgatgaTCGTTG GAGACGAGAGGGCATTGTGTTTGGTGGAGATTAAGAGAGTCAAGCAGTCTTTGGCCCAGTCCCACCTGCCTAACCAGTCTGATCTGGCTCCCTACATCTTTGAGACAGTGAAGGGCTGCCATCTGTTTGCTGCTGGGAGA ATAGACAACAGTCCTTGTATATGTGCTGCGATGCCTAACAAGATAACCATTCTGCGCTACAATGACAATCTCAACAAATACTGCATTCGCAAG GAAATTGAAACCCTGGAGCCCTGCAGCTGCATCCATCTGACCAGCTACAGCATCATCATTGGCACCAACAAGTTCTACGAGATCGAAATGAAGCAGTTTGTGCTTGAGG AGTTCTTGGATAAGAACGACGTGTCACTGGCTTCAGCAGTGTTTGCAGCTTCGTCCCACAGTTTCCCCATCGCCATCATGCAGGTGGCCAGCGGCATGCAGAAAGAGGAATACCTGCTGTGTTTCCATG AGTTCGGAGTGTTTGTGGACATGTACGGACGTAGAAGCCGCCCTGATGAAATTAAGTGGAGCCGTCTGCCTCTGTCCTTCG CTTACAGAGAACCCTACCTGTTTGTCACCTACTTCAATTCCCTGGACGTCATCGAGGTTCAGGGACACACCGCACTGGG TCCTACAGTGCTGGCCCACCTGGACATCCCTAACCCTCGCTACCTGGGCCCAGCAATCTCCTCTGGTGCCATTTACTTGGCCTCCTCCTACCAGAACAAACTACGGGTTATCTGCTGCAAGGGAAGTTTGATCAGAGAGTCTGGAGAGCTGCAGAGAACCGGCTCCAGCCGAGG CAGCCCCAGCAAGCGAGGCCCACCCACCTACACAGAGCACATCTCCAAGCGTTTGTCCTCGGGCCCTGGCAGCCACGATGGTCTGCATCGTGAGCCCAGCACCCCGCATAGGTACCGGGAGGGCCGCACTGAATTCAGACGAGACAAGTCTCCTGCCCGACCACTGGACAGAGAGAAGTCACCCGGCAGGGTGCTAGACAGTCGCAGGGAGAGGTCCCCAGGGAGATTTGGTGACAGTACACGACTCCATGCTGGGTCCGTCCGAACACAGCTCGCTCCTGTTAACAAG GTGTGGGATCAGTCATCAGTGTGA
- the LOC137135678 gene encoding citron Rho-interacting kinase isoform X11: protein MNGLTGRGSAVPKELHRKPVNCSSLRVEQDISLVQRKMSDLESVLQQKDIELKASETQRTILEQDLATYITECSSLKRSLEQARMEVSQEDDKALQLLHDIREQSNKLQEIKEQEYHAQLEEMRVSIRQLEEDLSAARRRSDLYEAELKESRQASEELKRKAADYQHRMQKAKEQSKAEAEEMISKLEKTNNEQQTKIQELQDKLSKASKASVEATDLLQTMRLAKERIERDLERLQNREDSSDSLRRRLRETEVHTDGRKTLENQVKRLEIVERRETKLKDEIQSKAQQIQQMADKILELEEKLRETQSTAQRLETHLKQKEKLYEDKIKVLEAQMKADMADKEMLESSQSKYEEEVQEKCSIISEQKATINAMDSKMNSLEQRIAELSEANKLAANSSIYTQKNMKAQEEMISELRQQKFYLESQAGKLEAQNAKLEEHLEKMSQQEQSNKSRVMELETRLREIGLEHEEQKLEIKRQVTELTLSLQERESQISNLQAARHALESQLQQAKTELEETTAEAEEEITVLRAHRDELQRKYDALRDSCAVITDLEEQLTTLTQENAELNRQNFYLSKQLDEASDEREDRLQLSQDVDRLRREVADREMHLNNQKQNLETLKTTCTMLEEQVMELETLNDELMEKERQWDAWRATLEEEKNQAERRTREIQRLLDTEKQSRLRAEQRSSESRQAVEQAVKEHKAEILALQQALKDQKLKAESLADTLNDLEKKHAMLEMNAHSLQQKLESERDLKQRLLDEQEKLQQQMDAQKTHIFRLTQGLQDALDQTDLLKTERTDLEYQLENIQAVYSHEKVKMEGTITQQTKLIDFLQAQAHGGSKKKKGLFGRRREDLLAAMAAQAQAQGQGQGQVSPVPPIQPVPLQYSDMKTALDKERARCTELEDALQKMRAELRSLREEALQYKDHSNSTNPATARQQMIMSAMVKSPEHQQGPTNLPPSNSGRRKETATPEEYSRRLKDSQRDRERERERVVHHNTPHRFTVGLNMRAAKCTVCLDTVHFGRQAATCLECHALCHPKCSPCLPATCGMSSDCSLHLSEGLCRDKGTSPGQQLKEASGHMHLEGWMKQPRNGKRGQGWERKYVVLDGTKISVYEIEPREESVKPLEEFDLCLSDGEVVVHGAVGASELPNTAKSDVPYVLKLESRCHTPCWPGQAIYFMAPSFPDKQRWVAVMESVVAGGRASREKAEADAKLLGNSLLKLEGDDRLDINCTLPLTDQIVLVGSEEGLYALNVIKNSLTHIPGLGSVFQIHIIKEQEKLLMIVGDERALCLVEIKRVKQSLAQSHLPNQSDLAPYIFETVKGCHLFAAGRIDNSPCICAAMPNKITILRYNDNLNKYCIRKEIETLEPCSCIHLTSYSIIIGTNKFYEIEMKQFVLEEFLDKNDVSLASAVFAASSHSFPIAIMQVASGMQKEEYLLCFHEFGVFVDMYGRRSRPDEIKWSRLPLSFAYREPYLFVTYFNSLDVIEVQGHTALGPTVLAHLDIPNPRYLGPAISSGAIYLASSYQNKLRVICCKGSLIRESGELQRTGSSRGSPSKRGPPTYTEHISKRLSSGPGSHDGLHREPSTPHRYREGRTEFRRDKSPARPLDREKSPGRVLDSRRERSPGRFGDSTRLHAGSVRTQLAPVNKVWDQSSV, encoded by the exons GAGTATCATGCTCAGCTGGAAGAGATGCGTGTTTCCATCAGACAACTCGAGGAGGATCTGTCGGCTGCCCGTCGCCGTAGTGATCTGTATGAGGCTGAGCTGAAAGAGTCTCGGCAGGCCAGCGAGGAACTAAAGAGGAAAGCTGCGGACTACCAGCACAGGATGCAGAAG GCcaaagagcaaagcaaagcagaagCAGAGGAGATGATCAGCAAATTAGAGAAG acCAACAATGAGCAGCAGACAAAGATCCAGGAGCTTCAAGACAAGCTTTCCAAG GCATCGAAGGCTAGTGTCGAGGCTACAGATCTCCTTCAGACTATGAGATTAGCCAAAGAGCGCATAGAACGAGATCTAGAGAGGCTACAAAACAGGGAAGACTCAAGTGACAGCCTCCGCCGACGCCTCCGTGAGACTGAGGTACATACA GATGGTAGGAAGACTCTCGAGAACCAGGTGAAGAGGTTGGAGATTGTTGAGCGGCGAGAAACTAAACTGAAAGATGAGATCCAGAGCAAGGCCCAGCAGATTCAGCAGATGGCAGATAAAATTCTG GAGCTGGAAGAAAAACTGCGAGAGACGCAATCTACAGCCCAGCGCTTAGAAACTCATCTGAAGCAAAAAGAGAAGCTCTATGAAGACAAAATCAAG GTGTTGGAGGCCCAAATGAAGGCGGACATGGCTGATAAGGAGATGCTGGAGTCCAGTCAGAGCAAATATGAGGAGGAGGTGCAGGAGAAGTGCAGCATCATCAGTGAACAGAAGGCG ACCATAAATGCAATGGACTCTAAGATGAACAGCTTGGAGCAGAGAATAGCTGAGTTGTCAGAGGCCAACAAACTGGCAGCTAACAGCAGTATCTACACCCAGAAAAACAT GAAAGCCCAGGAAGAGATGATCTCCGAGCTTCGCCAGCAGAAGTTCTACTTGGAGTCTCAGGCCGGGAAGTTGGAGGCCCAGAATGCCAAACTGGAAGAGCATCTAGAGAAAATGAGTCAGCAGGAGCAAAGCAATAAAAGCCGTGTCATGGAGCTGGAAACTAGGCTGCGAGAG ATTGGTCTGGAGCATGAGGAACAAAAGCTGGAGATTAAGCGTCAGGTGACAGAACTGACCCTGTCCCTGCAAGAGCGCGAATCCCAGATCAGCAACCTGCAGGCAGCTCGCCATGCTCTGGAGAGTCAACTGCAGCAGGCCAAGACTGAGCTGGAGGAGACCACTGCGGAAGCTGAGGAGGAGATCACTGTCctcaga GCACATAGAGACGAGTTACAACGCAAGTATGATGCCTTGAGAGACAGTTGTGCG GTGATAACAGATCTGGAGGAGCAGTTGACCACACTGACTCAGGAGAATGCTGAGCTGAACCGCCAGAACTTCTACTTATCGAAGCAGCTGGATGAGGCCTCCGATGAGAGAGAAGATCGCCTTCAGCTCAGCCAGGATGTGGACAGACTGCGTCGAGAGGTGGCTGACCGCGAGATGCACCTTAATAACCAGAAACAG AACCTTGAGACACTGAAGACCACGTGCACCATGCTGGAAGAACAGGTTATGGAGCTGGAGACGCTGAATGATGAGCTAatggagaaggagagacagtGGGACGCCTGGAGAGCAACactggaggaagagaagaacCAGGCTGAGCGGAGAACCAGGGAGATCCAGAGACTGctggacacagagaaacagagcag GCTGCGTGCAGAGCAGCGCAGCTCTGAGTCTCGCCAGGCTGTGGAACAGGCAGTCAAGGAGCACAAAGCTGAGATCCTGGCCCTGCAGCAGGCCCTCAAAGACCAAAAACTCAAAGCCGAGAGCCTTGCAGACACT TTGAATGATCTGGAAAAGAAGCATGCCATGCTGGAGATGAATGCTCACAGTTTGCAGCAAAAGCTGGAGAGTGAGCGGGATCTGAAGCAGAGACTGCTGGATGAG caagaaaagctgcagcagcagatggaTGCCCAGAAGACCCACATCTTCCGTCTGACCCAAGGGCTACAGGACGCTCTGGACCAAACtgacctgctgaaaactgagaGGACTGACTTGGAATACCAGCTGGAGAACATCCAG GCTGTGTACTCCCATGAGAAGGTGAAAATGGAGGGCACCATCACCCAGCAGACCAAGCTCATAGACTTCCTCCAGGCCCAGGCCCATGGTGGCTCCAAGAAGAAAAAG ggTCTGTTTGGGCGTCGTCGGGAGGACCTGTTGGCGGCCATGGCTGCTCAGGCCCAGGCTCAGGGTCAGGGCCAAGGCCAGGTTTCCCCTGTGCCCCCCATCCAGCCGGTGCCTCTGCAGTACAGCGATATGAAGACAGCCCTGGACAAAGAGCGTGCTCGTTGTACTGAGCTGGAAGATGCTCTTCAGAAAATGAGGGCAGAGTTGCGATCTCTGAGAGAGGAAG CGCTCCAGTATAAAGATCACAGTAACTCAACAAACCCAGCCACAGCACGGCAGCAGATGATTATGTCTGCCATGGTGAAGTCTCCTGAGCATCAGCAGGGGCCCACCAACCTGCCCCCCTCTAATTCTGGACGCAGGAAGGAGACAGCAACTCCTGAGG AGTATAGCCGCCGTTTGAAGGAcagtcagagagacagagaaagggagagagagagggtggtgCACCACAACACCCCTCATCGCTTCACAGTAGGACTCAACATGAGAGCTGCCAAGTGTACAGTGTGTCTGGATACTGTGCACTTTGGTCGCCAAGCTGCTACCTGTCTTG agTGTCACGCTTTGTGCCACCCAAAATGCTCCCCCTGCCTTCCAGCCACTTGTGGCATGTCCAGCGACTGTTCACTGCATCTGTCTGAGGGCCTGTGTCGGGACAAAGGCACTTCCCCAGGCCAGCAGCTAAAAGAAGCCAGCGGGCACATGCACCTGGAGGGCTGGATGAAACAGCCCAG gaaTGGGAAGCGAGGCCAAGGCTGGGAGAGGAAATATGTTGTCCTGGATGGGACCAAAATTTCAGTCTATGAGATCGAGCCCAGAGaag AGTCAGTGAAGCCCCTGGAGGAGTTTGACCTTTGTCTGTCAGACGGCGAGGTGGTGGTTCATGGAGCAGTCGGAGCATCGGAGTTACCAAACACTGCCAAGTCAG ATGTTCCGTATGTCCTGAAGCTGGAGTCCCGTTGTCACACCCCCTGCTGGCCTGGACAAGCCATTTATTTCATGGCTCCGAGTTTCCCAGACAAGCAGCGCTGGGTGGCTGTCATGGAGTCTGTGGTAGCCGGGGGGCGAGCCTCACGGGAGAAGGCTGAGGCCGATGCA AAGCTACTAGGAAACTCTCTACTGAAGCTGGAGGGAGATGATAGGCTGGATATTAACTGCACCCTCCCTCTCACAGATCAG ATCGTGCTGGTGGGCTCTGAAGAGGGTCTTTATGCCCTGAACGTTATCAAGAACTCCCTGACTCACATCCCCGGTTTGGGATCAGTCTTTCAGATCCACATCATCAAAGagcaggagaagctgctgatgaTCGTTG GAGACGAGAGGGCATTGTGTTTGGTGGAGATTAAGAGAGTCAAGCAGTCTTTGGCCCAGTCCCACCTGCCTAACCAGTCTGATCTGGCTCCCTACATCTTTGAGACAGTGAAGGGCTGCCATCTGTTTGCTGCTGGGAGA ATAGACAACAGTCCTTGTATATGTGCTGCGATGCCTAACAAGATAACCATTCTGCGCTACAATGACAATCTCAACAAATACTGCATTCGCAAG GAAATTGAAACCCTGGAGCCCTGCAGCTGCATCCATCTGACCAGCTACAGCATCATCATTGGCACCAACAAGTTCTACGAGATCGAAATGAAGCAGTTTGTGCTTGAGG AGTTCTTGGATAAGAACGACGTGTCACTGGCTTCAGCAGTGTTTGCAGCTTCGTCCCACAGTTTCCCCATCGCCATCATGCAGGTGGCCAGCGGCATGCAGAAAGAGGAATACCTGCTGTGTTTCCATG AGTTCGGAGTGTTTGTGGACATGTACGGACGTAGAAGCCGCCCTGATGAAATTAAGTGGAGCCGTCTGCCTCTGTCCTTCG CTTACAGAGAACCCTACCTGTTTGTCACCTACTTCAATTCCCTGGACGTCATCGAGGTTCAGGGACACACCGCACTGGG TCCTACAGTGCTGGCCCACCTGGACATCCCTAACCCTCGCTACCTGGGCCCAGCAATCTCCTCTGGTGCCATTTACTTGGCCTCCTCCTACCAGAACAAACTACGGGTTATCTGCTGCAAGGGAAGTTTGATCAGAGAGTCTGGAGAGCTGCAGAGAACCGGCTCCAGCCGAGG CAGCCCCAGCAAGCGAGGCCCACCCACCTACACAGAGCACATCTCCAAGCGTTTGTCCTCGGGCCCTGGCAGCCACGATGGTCTGCATCGTGAGCCCAGCACCCCGCATAGGTACCGGGAGGGCCGCACTGAATTCAGACGAGACAAGTCTCCTGCCCGACCACTGGACAGAGAGAAGTCACCCGGCAGGGTGCTAGACAGTCGCAGGGAGAGGTCCCCAGGGAGATTTGGTGACAGTACACGACTCCATGCTGGGTCCGTCCGAACACAGCTCGCTCCTGTTAACAAG GTGTGGGATCAGTCATCAGTGTGA